From a single Anomaloglossus baeobatrachus isolate aAnoBae1 chromosome 8, aAnoBae1.hap1, whole genome shotgun sequence genomic region:
- the KIF2C gene encoding kinesin-like protein KIF2C isoform X2, producing MDLLSSRLVNGLVIKIMRSNGAVHSANITAVDPERLSVHVEWKEGSTGKAKEIPFADVGTMNPELLEAMYEMPSVKENMPPQRSLASQNSKRKTVSRIPAPKEVSGQSSVESGAQTALRGRSIKMAAIPETLLANQEMELEATPQPAKQPNFNPGVRTRSTKVSSVCDRLLPRVTEGADDSTCSNAKNNQGRRKSNIVKEMEKMKSKREEQRAQNTELRSKRAQDYDTSVPNWEFGKMIKEFRATLDCQRLSMNDQAEDHRICVCVRKRPLNKQELGKKEIDIISVPSKSVVLVHEPKLKVDLTKYLENQAFRFDYTFDESAANDILYRFTARPLVQSIFEGGKATCFAYGQTGSGKTHTMGGDFLGKSQNVTNGVYAFASQDVFLLLSQPRYENMDLEVFVTFFEIYNGKVFDLLNKKAKLRVLEDAKQEVQVVGLVEKEVSCAEDVFKMIEVGSACRTSGQTFANSSSSRSHACLQIILRRGGRLHGKFSLVDLAGNERGADTASADRITRMEGAEINRSLLALKECIRALGQNKAHTPFRESKLTQILRDSFIGENSRTCMIAMLSPGFNSCEYSLNTLRYADRVKELSPHSADDADNQQMETENDVESQSEESESQDDLSLKDEELSSDMNSFQAAMSRIGELEEKTVEDLRDMVLKGLEWAKLLEMTEQPDYDMESFVSQLEYHLQEGTKGFIALSENVSSLRMAMQMEEQASKQICKKRKANK from the exons ATGGACCTGTTGTCTAGCAGACTGGTGAACGGCCTGGTTATTAAGATTATGCGAAGTAACG GGGCCGTTCACAGCGCAAACATCACGGCCGTGGACCCGGAGCGGCTGTCTGTGCACGTAGAATGGAAAGAAGGCAGCACGGGTAAAGCAAAGGAG atcCCATTTGCAGATGTGGGGACCATGAACCCAGAGTTACTGGAAGCAATGTACGAGATGCCCAGTGTGAAGGAGAATATGCCCCCGCAGAGGAGCCTGGCTTCCCAG aatTCAAAAAGAAAAACAGTATCTCGGATTCCTGCGCCCAAGGAAG TGTCTGGACAGAGTTCTGTGGAGAGTGGAGCACAGACAG CTCTGCGAGGCCGCTCCATCAAGATGGCCGCCATCCCTGAAACTCTTCTAGCCAATCAGGAGATGGAGTTGGAGGCCACGCCGCAGCCCGCCAAGCAGCCAAACTTCAATCCTG GTGTAAGAACTCGATCCACCAAAGTGAGCAGCGTCTGTGACCGGCTTCTACCGCGAGTGACTGAGGGCGCCGACGACTCCACCTGTTCTAATGCGAAGAACAATCAAG GTAGAAGAAAATCCAATATAGTAAAGGAAATGGAAAAAATGAAAAGTAAACGAGAGGAGCAGCGAGCACAAAACACGGAGCTGCGGAGCAAGCGAGCGCAG GATTATGACACCAGTGTCCCAAACTGGGAATTCGGAAAAATGATCAAAGAATTCAGAGCAACTCTAGATTGTCAGAGACTCAGCATGAACGACCAG GCAGAGGATCACCGTATCTGTGTGTGCGTCAGGAAGCGGCCTCTGAACAAACAAG AACTGGGTAAGAAGGAGATCGATATCATTTCTGTCCCCAGTAAGAGTGTGGTCCTGGTCCACGAGCCGAAGCTGAAGGTGGATCTGACCAAGTACTTGGAGAACCAGGCCTTCCGCTTTGACTACACATTTGACGAGAGTGCAGCTAATGACATTCTGTACAG GTTCACAGCACGACCTCTGGTCCAGTCCATATTCGAAGGAGGGAAAGCCACTTGTTTTGCTTACGGCCAAACTGGAAGCGGTAAAACGCAT ACGATGGGAGGCGACTTCTTGGGTAAAAGCCAGAATGTCACCAATGGCGTCTATGCGTTTGCAT CTCAAGACGTCTTCCTTCTCCTCTCTCAGCCGCGGTACGAAAATATGGACCTGGAGGTGTTTGTGACCTTCTTTGAGATCTACAATGGAAAG GTGTTTGATCTTCTAAATAAAAAAGCCAAACTTCGGGTCCTGGAAGATGCAAAGCAGGAGGTGCAGGTGGTGGGGCTGGTGGAGAAGGAGGTCTCCTGCGCAGAGGATGTCTTCAAAATGATAGAAGTTGGCAGTGCCTGCAG AACGTCGGGTCAGACATTTGCAAACAGCAGCTCGTCGCGCTCCCACGCCTGCTTACAGATCATCCTGCGGAGGGGGGGACGGCTGCACGGCAAGTTCTCTCTGGTGGATCTAGCCGGGAACGAGCGAGGAGCCGATACAGCCAGTGCCGACCGCATCACCCGCATGGAAGGAGCGGAGATCAACCGCAGCTTACTGGCACTGAAG gaatgTATCCGAGCATTGGGACAGAATAAAGCGCACACCCCATTCAGAGAGAGTAAACTCACCCAGATCCTGCGAGATTCCTTTATTGGGGAGAATTCTCGGACCTGCATG ATTGCGATGCTTTCTCCTGGATTCAACTCTTGCGAGTACTCTCTGAACACGCTACGATATGCTGACAG AGTAAAGGAGCTGAGCCCCCACAGCGCAGACGACGCAGATAATCAGCAGATGGAAACAGAGAACGACGTCGAGTCTCAATCCGAGGAATCGGAGAGCCAGGATGAC CTGTCGTTGAAGGACGAGGAGCTTTCATCCGACATGAACAGTTTCCAGGCAGCGATGAGCCGTATCGGGGAACTGGAAGAGAAGACGGTGGAGGATCTGCGAGACATGGTGCTG AAAGGACTGGAATGGGCTAAACTGCTGGAGATGACGGAGCAGCCAGACTATGACATGGAGAGCTTCGTGTCGCAACTAGAATATCACCTCCAAGAAGGGACTAAGGGCTTCATTGCCCTAAGTG AAAACGTTTCGTCGCTGCGTATGGCAATGCAGATGGAAGAACAGGCCAGCAAGCAGATCTGTAAGAAGAGGAAAGCCAATAAATAA
- the KIF2C gene encoding kinesin-like protein KIF2C isoform X1 — translation MDLLSSRLVNGLVIKIMRSNGAVHSANITAVDPERLSVHVEWKEGSTGKAKEIPFADVGTMNPELLEAMYEMPSVKENMPPQRSLASQNSKRKTVSRIPAPKEALRGRSIKMAAIPETLLANQEMELEATPQPAKQPNFNPGVRTRSTKVSSVCDRLLPRVTEGADDSTCSNAKNNQGRRKSNIVKEMEKMKSKREEQRAQNTELRSKRAQDYDTSVPNWEFGKMIKEFRATLDCQRLSMNDQAEDHRICVCVRKRPLNKQELGKKEIDIISVPSKSVVLVHEPKLKVDLTKYLENQAFRFDYTFDESAANDILYRFTARPLVQSIFEGGKATCFAYGQTGSGKTHTMGGDFLGKSQNVTNGVYAFASQDVFLLLSQPRYENMDLEVFVTFFEIYNGKVFDLLNKKAKLRVLEDAKQEVQVVGLVEKEVSCAEDVFKMIEVGSACRTSGQTFANSSSSRSHACLQIILRRGGRLHGKFSLVDLAGNERGADTASADRITRMEGAEINRSLLALKECIRALGQNKAHTPFRESKLTQILRDSFIGENSRTCMIAMLSPGFNSCEYSLNTLRYADRVKELSPHSADDADNQQMETENDVESQSEESESQDDLSLKDEELSSDMNSFQAAMSRIGELEEKTVEDLRDMVLKGLEWAKLLEMTEQPDYDMESFVSQLEYHLQEGTKGFIALSENVSSLRMAMQMEEQASKQICKKRKANK, via the exons ATGGACCTGTTGTCTAGCAGACTGGTGAACGGCCTGGTTATTAAGATTATGCGAAGTAACG GGGCCGTTCACAGCGCAAACATCACGGCCGTGGACCCGGAGCGGCTGTCTGTGCACGTAGAATGGAAAGAAGGCAGCACGGGTAAAGCAAAGGAG atcCCATTTGCAGATGTGGGGACCATGAACCCAGAGTTACTGGAAGCAATGTACGAGATGCCCAGTGTGAAGGAGAATATGCCCCCGCAGAGGAGCCTGGCTTCCCAG aatTCAAAAAGAAAAACAGTATCTCGGATTCCTGCGCCCAAGGAAG CTCTGCGAGGCCGCTCCATCAAGATGGCCGCCATCCCTGAAACTCTTCTAGCCAATCAGGAGATGGAGTTGGAGGCCACGCCGCAGCCCGCCAAGCAGCCAAACTTCAATCCTG GTGTAAGAACTCGATCCACCAAAGTGAGCAGCGTCTGTGACCGGCTTCTACCGCGAGTGACTGAGGGCGCCGACGACTCCACCTGTTCTAATGCGAAGAACAATCAAG GTAGAAGAAAATCCAATATAGTAAAGGAAATGGAAAAAATGAAAAGTAAACGAGAGGAGCAGCGAGCACAAAACACGGAGCTGCGGAGCAAGCGAGCGCAG GATTATGACACCAGTGTCCCAAACTGGGAATTCGGAAAAATGATCAAAGAATTCAGAGCAACTCTAGATTGTCAGAGACTCAGCATGAACGACCAG GCAGAGGATCACCGTATCTGTGTGTGCGTCAGGAAGCGGCCTCTGAACAAACAAG AACTGGGTAAGAAGGAGATCGATATCATTTCTGTCCCCAGTAAGAGTGTGGTCCTGGTCCACGAGCCGAAGCTGAAGGTGGATCTGACCAAGTACTTGGAGAACCAGGCCTTCCGCTTTGACTACACATTTGACGAGAGTGCAGCTAATGACATTCTGTACAG GTTCACAGCACGACCTCTGGTCCAGTCCATATTCGAAGGAGGGAAAGCCACTTGTTTTGCTTACGGCCAAACTGGAAGCGGTAAAACGCAT ACGATGGGAGGCGACTTCTTGGGTAAAAGCCAGAATGTCACCAATGGCGTCTATGCGTTTGCAT CTCAAGACGTCTTCCTTCTCCTCTCTCAGCCGCGGTACGAAAATATGGACCTGGAGGTGTTTGTGACCTTCTTTGAGATCTACAATGGAAAG GTGTTTGATCTTCTAAATAAAAAAGCCAAACTTCGGGTCCTGGAAGATGCAAAGCAGGAGGTGCAGGTGGTGGGGCTGGTGGAGAAGGAGGTCTCCTGCGCAGAGGATGTCTTCAAAATGATAGAAGTTGGCAGTGCCTGCAG AACGTCGGGTCAGACATTTGCAAACAGCAGCTCGTCGCGCTCCCACGCCTGCTTACAGATCATCCTGCGGAGGGGGGGACGGCTGCACGGCAAGTTCTCTCTGGTGGATCTAGCCGGGAACGAGCGAGGAGCCGATACAGCCAGTGCCGACCGCATCACCCGCATGGAAGGAGCGGAGATCAACCGCAGCTTACTGGCACTGAAG gaatgTATCCGAGCATTGGGACAGAATAAAGCGCACACCCCATTCAGAGAGAGTAAACTCACCCAGATCCTGCGAGATTCCTTTATTGGGGAGAATTCTCGGACCTGCATG ATTGCGATGCTTTCTCCTGGATTCAACTCTTGCGAGTACTCTCTGAACACGCTACGATATGCTGACAG AGTAAAGGAGCTGAGCCCCCACAGCGCAGACGACGCAGATAATCAGCAGATGGAAACAGAGAACGACGTCGAGTCTCAATCCGAGGAATCGGAGAGCCAGGATGAC CTGTCGTTGAAGGACGAGGAGCTTTCATCCGACATGAACAGTTTCCAGGCAGCGATGAGCCGTATCGGGGAACTGGAAGAGAAGACGGTGGAGGATCTGCGAGACATGGTGCTG AAAGGACTGGAATGGGCTAAACTGCTGGAGATGACGGAGCAGCCAGACTATGACATGGAGAGCTTCGTGTCGCAACTAGAATATCACCTCCAAGAAGGGACTAAGGGCTTCATTGCCCTAAGTG AAAACGTTTCGTCGCTGCGTATGGCAATGCAGATGGAAGAACAGGCCAGCAAGCAGATCTGTAAGAAGAGGAAAGCCAATAAATAA